The following nucleotide sequence is from Paenibacillus odorifer.
CATTTGGACGAAAGTCTGGAACCTGGAATCCGCAGAACCTATACACCAGAAAGTGAACGTTCCGCACCTGCCTGGGCACGCGAAATGTTAACGATACCGGGCGTTATTAGCATCTATCATGCTGCTGACTTTGCAGCGCTCGAACGCAAGGGCAATGCGGATTGGGCAGCGATTCTAAGAGAAGTCCAGAACCGCTTCGGCAACAGCGAAGGCTTAATTGACGATTGGAATCTTGCCGATGAGAACGCTGGCGCTCATTTCGGCGAAGCCCAAGTCTTCGTCCAGATGTTCCGCGGAATTCCGCTGCAAATCCGCGTTAAGACCGGCGCGAATGAAGAGCGCATCTCCTTAGCAAACCGCTTCACGAAGGCGGTTATGGATGTGGCTAGCGCCGTGATGATTAAAGAGCGTAAGCTCACTGATTACGGCGTGCGTTATGGCGAGCCCGCGGAGATTGCACGCGAGGTGGAGCAAGAGGTTGAAGCGGCGTATCCGCAGGAACGCCTCGACTCTCTCGTGCAGCAAGCCATTGCGCACGGCGCTGAAGGCGAGTTCGTCGAGCAGAGACGAACCCGCAGTCAGGATGAGCTGCTGCGAGACCTGAAGCATGAGGATTGGCGCGTGCGCTACGCCGCGCTGGAGGATCTTACGCCGACGGCGGAGCTCCTGCCGGAGCTTAAGGCGGCGCTGCACGATCCCAAGCTGCATATTCGCAGGCTTGCGGTCGTGTATCTGGGCGACCTTCGCACGCCCGAAGCGATGGAGCTGCTCTATGAGGCGATGGCAGACAGCGCGCCAGCCGTGAGACGTACGGCAGGCGATACGCTGTCCGACATCGGCGATCCTGCCGCCA
It contains:
- a CDS encoding virulence factor, with translation MKITFIEPTPSPNTMKLHLDESLEPGIRRTYTPESERSAPAWAREMLTIPGVISIYHAADFAALERKGNADWAAILREVQNRFGNSEGLIDDWNLADENAGAHFGEAQVFVQMFRGIPLQIRVKTGANEERISLANRFTKAVMDVASAVMIKERKLTDYGVRYGEPAEIAREVEQEVEAAYPQERLDSLVQQAIAHGAEGEFVEQRRTRSQDELLRDLKHEDWRVRYAALEDLTPTAELLPELKAALHDPKLHIRRLAVVYLGDLRTPEAMELLYEAMADSAPAVRRTAGDTLSDIGDPAATPVMTAALTDKSKLVRWRAARFLYEVGTSDAQAALSVAAEDPEFEVGLQAKMALERIASGEAAAGTVWQQMSERRRN